The Candidatus Neomarinimicrobiota bacterium genome has a segment encoding these proteins:
- a CDS encoding tetratricopeptide repeat protein yields MEITYIIIGLAALSILSLILYFIFRPSSPKRTTESLYSDGLRLLLEGDLKAASEKLKEVVRRDTGHIDAYIKLGDIFRENGQYDQALKVHQSLTVRRNLTPGQQVDIYLSMVYDHRELNAYEKALEFADKILTIDKKNLKGLNAKLEIYRENDLWDNAVDVLKAIEKYSGEDQSKAIATYRVAEGQLLEETGEAREGRIRYRKALKLDPECCPAFICLGNSYDEENRIEEAVDNWQKFGELCPDLLFLVSGRIEQRLFELGNFSEVERYYRRLLDKYPDNIEAAVGIATFYEKKGENQNAIRAIENALDKSPDSLRARIVLTRLYNQGENRDGVAEQLEEMFRIESQQKTFTCGECGFQSREMHWLCPNCYATYSFTDDQV; encoded by the coding sequence CCCTTATACTCTATTTTATTTTCAGACCATCCTCACCAAAACGGACGACAGAATCCCTCTATTCCGATGGTTTGCGCCTGTTGCTGGAAGGCGATTTGAAGGCCGCCTCGGAAAAGCTCAAAGAGGTGGTGCGTCGGGATACCGGCCACATCGATGCGTATATCAAACTCGGTGATATTTTCAGAGAGAATGGTCAATACGATCAGGCACTAAAGGTGCACCAAAGTTTGACGGTGCGGCGAAACCTTACTCCGGGCCAGCAAGTCGATATTTATCTGAGTATGGTTTACGATCATCGCGAACTCAACGCTTATGAGAAGGCCCTGGAATTCGCCGACAAAATCCTGACGATTGACAAAAAGAACCTGAAAGGTCTCAATGCAAAACTGGAGATCTATCGGGAAAACGATCTCTGGGACAATGCTGTTGACGTATTAAAGGCCATTGAAAAATACAGTGGTGAGGACCAATCGAAGGCTATTGCCACGTACCGGGTCGCCGAGGGACAACTACTGGAAGAAACCGGAGAAGCCAGGGAGGGACGAATCCGGTACCGCAAAGCGCTGAAATTGGATCCGGAGTGCTGTCCGGCATTTATTTGTCTGGGCAATTCTTACGATGAGGAAAACCGGATCGAGGAAGCCGTGGATAACTGGCAAAAGTTCGGTGAGCTCTGCCCGGATTTATTGTTTCTTGTTTCCGGCCGGATCGAACAGCGGTTATTCGAATTAGGAAATTTTAGTGAGGTGGAACGGTACTATCGTCGTCTTCTGGATAAATATCCGGATAATATCGAAGCTGCTGTGGGAATTGCTACGTTTTACGAAAAAAAAGGTGAAAACCAAAATGCAATTCGGGCTATAGAGAATGCCCTGGATAAGAGTCCGGATTCCCTGCGTGCTCGGATTGTACTCACCCGGCTGTATAACCAGGGGGAGAACAGGGATGGAGTGGCGGAACAGCTGGAAGAAATGTTCCGGATTGAGAGCCAGCAGAAGACTTTCACGTGCGGGGAGTGTGGATTTCAAAGCAGAGAAATGCACTGGCTCTGCCCAAATTGTTATGCAACCTATTCCTTCACTGATGATCAGGTTTAG
- a CDS encoding SPOR domain-containing protein → MIRFRSSIIFLVPLFAIVLGVSRADAQYVDEYLQQIKNGHYEKARAALPQLLQEHPNDPGVLYLRGVLESEGEQAYQYFKDLADNHRNHPYMDDAIMQVAEYLYAKGLYISAERYLRQIPIHHPRSPYLERASNMLLNSMVQAGKVDSARTWKRVLSRQFPNVTITSSLEAGTEPVNEDSMAALAPPEPVDLSKENPYVDTESEESGTQSGSAGSSQGNRQPFALQVGAYSTMENARQQQQMLENYGYPVQIRQRERGNLQLYLVWVGNYSTRAEASQAGESLKQRMNLPFFIVKKGN, encoded by the coding sequence ATGATCAGGTTTAGATCCTCCATAATATTTCTTGTCCCGCTGTTTGCAATTGTACTGGGGGTCTCCCGGGCAGATGCGCAGTATGTAGACGAATATCTCCAGCAGATCAAAAACGGCCATTACGAAAAAGCGAGGGCAGCTCTGCCGCAGTTATTGCAGGAGCATCCCAACGATCCCGGTGTACTCTATCTCCGGGGCGTGCTGGAATCGGAAGGGGAACAGGCATACCAATATTTTAAGGATTTAGCGGATAATCATCGTAACCATCCATACATGGATGATGCCATAATGCAGGTCGCGGAGTATCTCTATGCCAAGGGATTGTATATCTCGGCAGAGCGATATTTGCGCCAGATACCGATTCATCATCCCCGGTCACCATATCTGGAGCGCGCATCGAATATGTTGTTGAATAGCATGGTACAGGCAGGGAAGGTGGATTCGGCCAGAACCTGGAAGCGCGTACTATCGAGGCAATTTCCGAATGTTACCATCACCAGCAGCCTGGAGGCCGGCACTGAACCGGTGAATGAAGATTCAATGGCTGCACTGGCTCCGCCGGAACCGGTGGACCTCTCAAAAGAAAATCCATATGTGGATACAGAATCTGAGGAGAGCGGGACTCAATCTGGATCCGCTGGTAGCTCCCAGGGAAATCGGCAGCCGTTTGCGTTGCAGGTCGGCGCCTATTCCACCATGGAAAATGCCCGGCAGCAGCAACAGATGCTGGAGAATTACGGTTATCCGGTCCAAATACGGCAACGAGAGCGTGGGAACCTGCAGCTTTATCTGGTTTGGGTCGGAAATTACTCCACCCGGGCCGAAGCATCGCAGGCCGGTGAATCGCTTAAACAGCGGATGAATCTTCCGTTCTTTATCGTGAAAAAGGGTAATTAG
- a CDS encoding IS4 family transposase encodes MYSGTLVFSQLMSFLPRKAFRRCVHRYSGDYKVQQFSCWDQYCCMAFAQLTGRESLRDIEACLRAQQTKLYHMGIRGRVSRSTLADANAHRDWRMYADFAHILIHRARALYQEEDFGVDLDETVYALDSTTIDLCLSVFPWAQFRQTKSAVKLHTLLDLRGPIPTSAWITPARIHDVNLLDTLLPEPGALYLMDRAYLDFLRLSALHQAHASFIIRAKSNLQFRRQYSQPVDKTPGLRCDQIGVLTGFYAKQRYPDQLRRIKYYDAETDRTFIFLTNNRTLPALTICQLYRCRWQVELFFKWIKQHLRIQSFYGTSANAVKTQLWIAISVYVLVAIIVKKQDLDISLYTFLQIISVTVFEKVDILQLVTEGEYTMTESHLTNQLKLFEL; translated from the coding sequence ATGTATTCCGGCACCTTGGTATTTTCCCAACTCATGTCGTTTCTTCCGCGTAAGGCCTTCCGTCGCTGTGTCCACCGGTATTCTGGAGACTATAAGGTCCAACAGTTCTCCTGTTGGGATCAGTATTGCTGTATGGCCTTCGCTCAACTGACAGGCCGAGAGAGTCTGCGGGATATTGAAGCCTGTCTCCGCGCCCAGCAAACCAAACTGTATCATATGGGCATCCGCGGCCGGGTCTCCCGGAGTACGTTGGCGGATGCCAATGCCCACCGGGATTGGCGTATGTATGCAGACTTCGCCCACATCCTCATTCACCGGGCGCGGGCCCTCTATCAGGAGGAGGACTTTGGTGTCGACCTCGACGAGACCGTCTATGCGCTGGATTCCACCACGATTGATCTGTGTCTCTCGGTGTTCCCGTGGGCCCAGTTTCGCCAGACAAAAAGCGCGGTGAAACTGCATACGCTCTTGGACCTGCGAGGCCCGATCCCCACCAGTGCCTGGATCACTCCGGCCCGCATCCATGATGTGAACCTGTTGGATACATTGCTTCCAGAACCGGGAGCGTTGTACCTGATGGACCGGGCGTACCTTGATTTTCTCCGCTTGTCTGCGTTACATCAGGCGCATGCCTCGTTCATTATTCGGGCGAAATCAAACCTCCAGTTCCGGCGGCAGTATTCCCAACCGGTCGACAAGACGCCGGGGCTCCGCTGTGACCAAATTGGGGTGCTGACGGGCTTCTATGCGAAGCAACGCTATCCGGATCAACTACGCCGCATCAAGTACTACGATGCGGAGACCGACCGGACGTTTATCTTCCTCACGAATAATCGGACGTTACCAGCCCTGACCATCTGTCAGCTCTATCGGTGCCGCTGGCAGGTGGAACTCTTCTTCAAATGGATCAAACAGCATCTCCGAATTCAGTCCTTTTATGGCACGTCAGCCAATGCCGTGAAAACGCAACTCTGGATTGCGATATCGGTGTATGTGCTCGTGGCGATTATCGTGAAAAAACAGGATTTGGACATCAGTCTCTACACTTTTTTACAGATTATCAGTGTGACCGTCTTCGAAAAAGTTGATATTTTACAACTAGTTACAGAGGGTGAGTACACAATGACAGAGAGTCACTTGACCAACCAATTGAAATTATTTGAGTTATAA
- a CDS encoding FadR family transcriptional regulator, giving the protein MSKVFQKIDNSLTLSQIVVKQIEEAIVERKFTPGDKLPTERELCEAFGVSRTVVREAMQILSAKGLVTIKKGSGAYVKEFDAEHLNKALQLFFQFNFERKHGLHLIRVRQIIEPYNAKLAAENRTDKDAEVLENIVRKMEGEEEFYKESELDRQFHIKIAESTSNPIISIIMYPVFELMPKIKTEVLEQVGRAKTSAVQYHAKISDRILAQDGDGAFEAMKVHLQHAEEHIKELL; this is encoded by the coding sequence TTGTCGAAAGTCTTCCAAAAGATTGACAACTCTCTGACGCTCAGCCAAATCGTCGTGAAGCAAATTGAAGAAGCAATTGTCGAGCGGAAATTCACACCTGGAGACAAACTGCCAACCGAACGGGAACTTTGTGAGGCATTCGGTGTAAGTCGGACGGTAGTACGTGAGGCAATGCAGATACTCAGTGCCAAGGGGTTGGTCACCATAAAAAAGGGGAGTGGTGCCTATGTCAAAGAGTTTGATGCAGAACATTTGAATAAGGCCCTTCAATTATTTTTTCAATTTAATTTTGAACGAAAGCATGGATTGCACCTTATAAGAGTTCGGCAAATTATTGAACCTTACAATGCCAAGCTTGCAGCGGAAAACCGAACAGATAAAGATGCAGAAGTTTTGGAGAATATCGTCCGTAAAATGGAAGGTGAAGAGGAATTTTACAAAGAGAGCGAACTCGATCGGCAGTTCCACATTAAAATTGCCGAATCTACGAGCAATCCAATTATTTCGATTATAATGTATCCGGTGTTTGAATTAATGCCGAAGATCAAAACCGAGGTGCTCGAACAGGTTGGCCGTGCTAAAACCTCAGCTGTACAATATCATGCTAAAATCAGCGACAGGATTCTTGCCCAGGATGGTGATGGAGCATTCGAAGCGATGAAAGTCCACCTCCAGCACGCCGAAGAACACATAAAAGAGCTACTATAA
- a CDS encoding heparinase II/III family protein, which yields MKRLLVWGTFLFFLVASNSAFTFEHPSIFINAEEANLIQENSDKYSLFQDVVRRSQQAMGQIIREPVEVPPPGEAGGYAHERHKQNYRDMKDAGLLYQITGNEKYAKFIVRMLDEYAKMYPELGPHPLAHNQAPGKLFHQMLNETVWLVNTSIAYDCIYNWLPEEKRSLYEQNIFRPMAEWFTGENAHEFDRIHNHGTWSVASVGMIGYVMEDQELVDMALYGTDKSGKGGFLRQLDLLFSPDGYYMEGPYYIRYALRPFFYFAEAVERNQPDLEIYEYRDQILRKAIYATLQTAFPNGVLPPINDASRTMDVKAPGIVLATDLAYTRYKEDARLLGVVNFQNDVVLNQSGLAVAKGLAALDSEPRMEWNSVEFTDGPEGDQGGLGILRTGKGKDQSVLLMKYGVHGGGHGHFDKLHYIFYNQRREVVNDYGFARWINIEPKFGGRYLDENDSYAEQTIAHNTVVVDQTSQNEYERDEAEEVSGHRHFFDASDKDAQFMSATANDYYPGVEMQRTMVMLQDEAFDYPVIIDLYRLQSDEQHEYDFPIHYRGQLINFNLDYSAHTEKWLPLGGEFGYQHLWNVAEGTTDSSIAMTWLDGNRYYTFHMAGSPESEIIFSRIGATDPNFNLRSEPMFLVRRTTSSHLFASVIEPHGYFNEATESSVQARPAIEKVTVLGHSEEGSVVEVLSKNGKKWIVMVTNQQTPLAGEHSVEFGERQFVWNGAYKVISE from the coding sequence ATGAAGCGACTTCTTGTGTGGGGCACCTTTCTGTTTTTTTTGGTAGCGAGTAATTCAGCATTCACATTTGAACATCCCAGTATTTTTATAAACGCTGAGGAAGCGAATCTTATTCAGGAAAATTCGGATAAATATTCCTTGTTTCAGGATGTTGTGCGGCGAAGCCAGCAAGCAATGGGCCAGATTATCCGGGAACCGGTTGAAGTGCCTCCTCCCGGTGAGGCTGGTGGCTATGCTCATGAGCGTCATAAGCAGAATTATCGTGACATGAAGGATGCCGGCTTGCTGTATCAGATCACTGGCAACGAAAAGTATGCAAAATTTATTGTCCGGATGCTAGATGAGTATGCGAAGATGTATCCTGAGTTGGGCCCGCATCCATTAGCGCATAACCAGGCGCCAGGTAAACTGTTCCATCAGATGCTGAATGAAACCGTGTGGCTGGTCAATACGAGTATTGCGTATGACTGTATTTATAACTGGCTCCCGGAAGAAAAGCGTTCCCTTTACGAGCAAAATATTTTTCGTCCCATGGCCGAATGGTTTACCGGAGAGAACGCCCACGAGTTCGATCGCATCCATAATCATGGGACCTGGTCTGTGGCATCGGTCGGTATGATTGGGTATGTCATGGAGGATCAGGAGCTGGTCGATATGGCATTGTATGGCACGGATAAGTCCGGTAAGGGCGGGTTTCTCCGGCAATTAGACTTGCTGTTTTCCCCAGACGGATATTATATGGAGGGGCCATATTACATTCGATATGCACTTCGCCCATTTTTCTATTTTGCCGAGGCCGTCGAGCGAAATCAACCGGACCTCGAAATCTATGAATACCGGGATCAGATTCTGAGGAAGGCCATTTATGCCACGCTCCAGACGGCATTCCCGAACGGAGTATTACCCCCGATCAACGATGCGTCTCGTACCATGGATGTGAAGGCGCCTGGCATTGTGCTTGCCACAGACTTGGCTTATACCAGATATAAAGAGGATGCACGGTTGTTAGGTGTGGTAAATTTTCAGAACGATGTTGTGCTGAATCAATCCGGCCTCGCAGTGGCAAAAGGACTGGCGGCACTGGACTCCGAACCCCGGATGGAGTGGAACAGTGTTGAATTTACGGATGGCCCGGAAGGTGACCAGGGCGGGCTCGGGATTCTCAGAACCGGCAAAGGGAAGGATCAATCTGTCTTATTAATGAAATACGGCGTACACGGTGGCGGGCATGGGCATTTTGATAAGCTCCACTATATTTTTTACAACCAGCGCCGCGAAGTAGTAAACGATTACGGATTTGCCCGCTGGATCAATATTGAACCAAAATTTGGTGGACGGTATCTGGACGAGAATGACTCGTACGCCGAGCAGACCATTGCACATAATACAGTGGTGGTGGATCAAACTTCGCAGAATGAATATGAGCGTGATGAGGCAGAAGAGGTTTCCGGACACCGACACTTTTTCGATGCGAGTGATAAGGATGCCCAGTTCATGAGCGCCACCGCAAACGATTATTATCCCGGTGTTGAAATGCAGCGCACCATGGTAATGCTGCAGGATGAGGCGTTTGACTATCCAGTGATTATAGATTTGTATCGGTTACAGAGTGATGAACAGCATGAGTACGATTTCCCCATTCATTATCGCGGGCAACTGATCAATTTTAACCTGGACTATTCTGCGCATACCGAAAAATGGTTGCCACTCGGAGGGGAATTCGGCTATCAGCATCTCTGGAATGTAGCAGAGGGAACTACGGACAGCTCCATCGCCATGACTTGGCTTGACGGCAATCGGTATTACACCTTCCACATGGCTGGATCGCCCGAAAGTGAGATAATTTTTAGCCGAATCGGAGCAACCGATCCCAATTTTAATCTGCGGTCCGAACCGATGTTTCTTGTTCGCAGAACGACCAGTTCACATCTGTTCGCCTCAGTGATAGAACCTCACGGATACTTCAACGAAGCAACAGAATCTTCCGTCCAGGCCCGCCCGGCAATTGAAAAAGTCACGGTACTTGGGCATAGCGAAGAGGGTTCAGTCGTTGAGGTACTTTCTAAAAACGGCAAGAAATGGATTGTGATGGTCACGAATCAGCAAACGCCACTTGCAGGTGAGCATTCGGTAGAGTTTGGCGAGCGTCAGTTTGTCTGGAACGGGGCATATAAGGTTATATCGGAATAA